In a single window of the Pseudorca crassidens isolate mPseCra1 chromosome 9, mPseCra1.hap1, whole genome shotgun sequence genome:
- the RPS3 gene encoding small ribosomal subunit protein uS3: MAVQISKKRKFVADGIFKAELNEFLTRELAEDGYSGVEVRVTPTRTEIIILATRTQNVLGEKGRRIRELTAVVQKRFGFPEGSVELYAEKVATRGLCAIAQAESLRYKLLGGLAVRRACYGVLRFIMESGAKGCEVVVSGKLRGQRAKSMKFVDGLMIHSGDPVNYYVDTAVRHVLLRQGVLGIKVKIMLPWDPTGKIGPKKPLPDHVSIVEPKDEILPTTPISEQKGGKPEPPAMPQPVPTA; the protein is encoded by the exons ATGGCGGTGCAGATATCCAAGAAGAGGAAG TTTGTTGCTGACGGCATATTCAAAGCTGAACTGAATGAGTTTCTCACTCGGGAGCTGGCTGAAGATGGGTACTCTGGAGTTGAGGTCCGAGTTACACCAACCAGGACAGAAATCATTATCTTGGCTACCAG GACACAGAATGTTCTTGGTGAGAAGGGCCGGCGGATCCGGGAATTGACTGCTGTGGTTCAGAAGAGATTTGGCTTCCCTGAGGGCAGTGTAGAG CTTTATGCTGAAAAGGTGGCCACGAGAGGTCTGTGTGCCATTGCCCAGGCAGAGTCTCTGCGTTACAAACTCCTAGGAGGCCTTGCTGTGCGGAG GGCCTGCTATGGTGTGCTGCGGTTCATCATGGAGAGTGGGGCCAAAGGCTGCGAGGTCGTGGTGTCGGGGAAGCTCCGAGGACAGAGGGCTAAATCCATGAAGTTTGTGGATGGCCTGATGATCCACAGTGGGGACCCTGTTAACTACTATGTTGATACTGCCGTGCGCCACGTGCTGCTCAGACAGG GTGTGCTGGGCATCAAGGTAAAGATCATGCTGCCTTGGGACCCAACTGGTAAGATTGGCCCTAAGAAGCCCCTGCCTGATCACGTGAGCATTGTGGAACCCAAAGATGAAATACTGCCCACCACTCCCATCTCCGAACAGAAGGGTGGGAAGCCAGAGCCGCCTGCCATGCCTCAGCCGGTACCCACAGCATAA
- the KLHL35 gene encoding kelch-like protein 35 isoform X4 has protein sequence MVPVVPEAPGPAGTAVATALAVVLDYLYGAGVRLRAEDEAAAVLALAERLGVAGLREACARFLEGRLRAANSLALRRVAAAFSLASLAERCGRVLRQAFAEVAHHADFLELTPDEVAALLADPALGVAHEEAVFEAAMRWVRHDPPARRGQLRRLLEHVRLPLLAPAYFLEKVEADELLQACGECRPLLLEARACFILGRETGTLRARPRRFMDLAEVIVVIGGCDRKGLLKLPFADAYHPDSRRWTPLPSVPGFARSEFATCTLRNDIYVSGGHINSRDVWMFSSHLHTWIKVASLHKGRWRHKMAVVQGQLFVVGGFDGLRRLCSVERYDPFSNTWAAAAPLLEAVSSAAVAPCAGRLYVMGGAGRDGVNTNKVQCFDPKEDQWSLRSPAPFSQRCLEAVALEDTIYVVGGLMSKIFTYNPGMDVWGEAAVLPSPVESCGVTVCDGKVHILGGRDDHGESTDRIFTFDPSSGQVEAQPSLQRCTSSHGCVTIVQSLGSTRASPCCGLSHCGAQALDARAQWPWLTGPAAPRHVGSSRTGAQTCVPRIGRRTLNHCATREAPTKIF, from the exons ATGGTGCCCGTGGTACCCGAGGCGCCGGGCCCTGCCGGGACAGCGGTGGCGACGGCGCTGGCCGTGGTGCTCGACTACCTGTACGGAGCGGGCGTGCGGCTGCGCGCGGAGGACGAAGCGGCCGCGGTGCTGGCGCTGGCCGAGCGACTGGGCGTGGCAGGCCTGCGCGAGGCCTGCGCGCGCTTCCTCGAGGGTCGCCTGCGCGCCGCTAATAGCCTGGCGCTGCGTCGCGTGGCCGCTGCCTTCTCCCTCGCCTCTCTGGCCGAGCGCTGCGGCCGCGTGCTGCGCCAGGCCTTCGCCGAGGTGGCGCACCACGCCGACTTCTTGGAGCTGACGCCCGACGAGGTGGCAGCGCTTCTGGCCGACCCAGCGCTGGGCGTGGCGCACGAGGAGGCCGTGTTCGAAGCGGCCATGCGCTGGGTGCGTCACGACCCGCCAGCCCGCCGCGGACAGCTGCGGCGCTTGCTGGAGCACGTGCGCCTGCCCTTGCTGGCGCCCGCCTATTTCCTGGAGAAGGTAGAGGCCGACGAGTTGTTGCAGGCCTGCGGTGAGTGCCGCCCGCTGCTGCTAGAGGCCCGTGCCTGCTTCATCCTGGGCCGCGAGACCGGCACACTGCGGGCCCGGCCGCGGAG ATTCATGGACCTAGCTGAAGTGATCGTGGTCATCGGCGGTTGCGATCGCAAGGGGCTCCTTAAGCTGCCGTTCGCCGACGCCTACCATCCCGACAGCCGACGCTGGACCCCACTGCCCAGCGTGCCCGGCTTCGCGCGCTCAGAGTTCGCGACCTGCACTCTCCGCAATGACATCTACGTCTCTG GAGGCCACATCAACAGCCGTGATGTGTGGATGTTTAGCTCCCATCTGCACACCTGGATCAAGGTGGCCTCACTGCACAAGGGCAGGTGGAGGCACAAGATGGCGGTCGTGCAGGGGCAG CTGTTCGTGGTGGGCGGCTTTGACGGCCTGCGGCGCCTGTGCAGCGTAGAGCGCTATGACCCCTTCTCCAACACCTGGGCTGCTGCGGCCCCGCTCCTAGAGGCAGTGAGCTCAGCTGCCGTGGCACCCTGCGCCGGCCGGCTCTACGTGATGGGGGGCGCCGGGCGGGACGGCGTCAACACCAACAAG GTGCAGTGCTTTGACCCCAAGGAGGACCAGTGGAGCCTGCGGTCACCAGCGCCCTTCTCGCAGCGGTGTCTCGAGGCTGTTGCCCTGGAGGACACCATCTATGTGGTTGGGGGCCTCATGAGCAAAATCTTCACCTACAACCCTGGCATGGATGTCTGGGGGGAGGCAGCTGTCCTCCCCAGCCCTGTG GAGAGCTGTGGCGTGACTGTGTGTGATGGGAAAGTCCACATCCTTGGCGGGCGGGATGATCATGGGGAAAGCACCGACAGGATCTTCACCTTTGACCCCAGCAGTGGGCAGGTGGAGGCCCAGCCATCCCTGCAGCGCTGCACCAGCTCCCATGGCTGCGTCACCATCGTCCAGAGCCTGGGCAG tacgcgggcctctccctgttgtggcctctcccattgcggagcacaggctctggatgcacgggctcagtggccatggctcacaggcccagccgctccgcggcatgtgggatcttcccggaccggggcacaaacctgcgtcccccgcatcggcaggcggactctcaaccattgcgccaccagggaagccccaaccaaaATTTTTTAA
- the KLHL35 gene encoding kelch-like protein 35 isoform X2, with translation MTNSKKKRGRSLKKLFRTLEGPVPEEPELDWGSEEPCTGSCHAQRILQTLNAYRRSGTLTDVVLRAGGHDFPCHRAALSAGSTYFRSLFAAGQPERGLAMVPVVPEAPGPAGTAVATALAVVLDYLYGAGVRLRAEDEAAAVLALAERLGVAGLREACARFLEGRLRAANSLALRRVAAAFSLASLAERCGRVLRQAFAEVAHHADFLELTPDEVAALLADPALGVAHEEAVFEAAMRWVRHDPPARRGQLRRLLEHVRLPLLAPAYFLEKVEADELLQACGECRPLLLEARACFILGRETGTLRARPRRFMDLAEVIVVIGGCDRKGLLKLPFADAYHPDSRRWTPLPSVPGFARSEFATCTLRNDIYVSGGHINSRDVWMFSSHLHTWIKVASLHKGRWRHKMAVVQGQLFVVGGFDGLRRLCSVERYDPFSNTWAAAAPLLEAVSSAAVAPCAGRLYVMGGAGRDGVNTNKVQCFDPKEDQWSLRSPAPFSQRCLEAVALEDTIYVVGGLMSKIFTYNPGMDVWGEAAVLPSPVESCGVTVCDGKVHILGGRDDHGESTDRIFTFDPSSGQVEAQPSLQRCTSSHGCVTIVQSLGSTRASPCCGLSHCGAQALDARAQWPWLTGPAAPRHVGSSRTGAQTCVPRIGRRTLNHCATREAPTKIF, from the exons ATGACAAACTCAAAAAAGAAGAGGGGAAGAAGTCTAAAgaaactcttcag GACGCTGGAGGGCCCGGTGCCGGAGGAGCCGGAGCTGGATTGGGGCTCCGAGGAGCCGTGCACGGGGTCCTGCCACGCACAGCGCATCCTGCAGACCCTGAATGCGTATCGGCGGAGCGGCACCCTCACCGACGTGGTGCTACGTGCCGGCGGCCACGACTTCCCATGCCACCGCGCAGCGCTTAGCGCGGGCAGCACCTACTTCCGCAGCCTGTTCGCGGCTGGGCAGCCAGAGCGTGGCCTGGCTATGGTGCCCGTGGTACCCGAGGCGCCGGGCCCTGCCGGGACAGCGGTGGCGACGGCGCTGGCCGTGGTGCTCGACTACCTGTACGGAGCGGGCGTGCGGCTGCGCGCGGAGGACGAAGCGGCCGCGGTGCTGGCGCTGGCCGAGCGACTGGGCGTGGCAGGCCTGCGCGAGGCCTGCGCGCGCTTCCTCGAGGGTCGCCTGCGCGCCGCTAATAGCCTGGCGCTGCGTCGCGTGGCCGCTGCCTTCTCCCTCGCCTCTCTGGCCGAGCGCTGCGGCCGCGTGCTGCGCCAGGCCTTCGCCGAGGTGGCGCACCACGCCGACTTCTTGGAGCTGACGCCCGACGAGGTGGCAGCGCTTCTGGCCGACCCAGCGCTGGGCGTGGCGCACGAGGAGGCCGTGTTCGAAGCGGCCATGCGCTGGGTGCGTCACGACCCGCCAGCCCGCCGCGGACAGCTGCGGCGCTTGCTGGAGCACGTGCGCCTGCCCTTGCTGGCGCCCGCCTATTTCCTGGAGAAGGTAGAGGCCGACGAGTTGTTGCAGGCCTGCGGTGAGTGCCGCCCGCTGCTGCTAGAGGCCCGTGCCTGCTTCATCCTGGGCCGCGAGACCGGCACACTGCGGGCCCGGCCGCGGAG ATTCATGGACCTAGCTGAAGTGATCGTGGTCATCGGCGGTTGCGATCGCAAGGGGCTCCTTAAGCTGCCGTTCGCCGACGCCTACCATCCCGACAGCCGACGCTGGACCCCACTGCCCAGCGTGCCCGGCTTCGCGCGCTCAGAGTTCGCGACCTGCACTCTCCGCAATGACATCTACGTCTCTG GAGGCCACATCAACAGCCGTGATGTGTGGATGTTTAGCTCCCATCTGCACACCTGGATCAAGGTGGCCTCACTGCACAAGGGCAGGTGGAGGCACAAGATGGCGGTCGTGCAGGGGCAG CTGTTCGTGGTGGGCGGCTTTGACGGCCTGCGGCGCCTGTGCAGCGTAGAGCGCTATGACCCCTTCTCCAACACCTGGGCTGCTGCGGCCCCGCTCCTAGAGGCAGTGAGCTCAGCTGCCGTGGCACCCTGCGCCGGCCGGCTCTACGTGATGGGGGGCGCCGGGCGGGACGGCGTCAACACCAACAAG GTGCAGTGCTTTGACCCCAAGGAGGACCAGTGGAGCCTGCGGTCACCAGCGCCCTTCTCGCAGCGGTGTCTCGAGGCTGTTGCCCTGGAGGACACCATCTATGTGGTTGGGGGCCTCATGAGCAAAATCTTCACCTACAACCCTGGCATGGATGTCTGGGGGGAGGCAGCTGTCCTCCCCAGCCCTGTG GAGAGCTGTGGCGTGACTGTGTGTGATGGGAAAGTCCACATCCTTGGCGGGCGGGATGATCATGGGGAAAGCACCGACAGGATCTTCACCTTTGACCCCAGCAGTGGGCAGGTGGAGGCCCAGCCATCCCTGCAGCGCTGCACCAGCTCCCATGGCTGCGTCACCATCGTCCAGAGCCTGGGCAG tacgcgggcctctccctgttgtggcctctcccattgcggagcacaggctctggatgcacgggctcagtggccatggctcacaggcccagccgctccgcggcatgtgggatcttcccggaccggggcacaaacctgcgtcccccgcatcggcaggcggactctcaaccattgcgccaccagggaagccccaaccaaaATTTTTTAA
- the KLHL35 gene encoding kelch-like protein 35 isoform X5 yields the protein MARTLEGPVPEEPELDWGSEEPCTGSCHAQRILQTLNAYRRSGTLTDVVLRAGGHDFPCHRAALSAGSTYFRSLFAAGQPERGLAMVPVVPEAPGPAGTAVATALAVVLDYLYGAGVRLRAEDEAAAVLALAERLGVAGLREACARFLEGRLRAANSLALRRVAAAFSLASLAERCGRVLRQAFAEVAHHADFLELTPDEVAALLADPALGVAHEEAVFEAAMRWVRHDPPARRGQLRRLLEHVRLPLLAPAYFLEKVEADELLQACGECRPLLLEARACFILGRETGTLRARPRRFMDLAEVIVVIGGCDRKGLLKLPFADAYHPDSRRWTPLPSVPGFARSEFATCTLRNDIYVSGGHINSRDVWMFSSHLHTWIKVASLHKGRWRHKMAVVQGQLFVVGGFDGLRRLCSVERYDPFSNTWAAAAPLLEAVSSAAVAPCAGRLYVMGGAGRDGVNTNKVQCFDPKEDQWSLRSPAPFSQRCLEAVALEDTIYVVGGLMSKIFTYNPGMDVWGEAAVLPSPVESCGVTVCDGKVHILGGRDDHGESTDRIFTFDPSSGQVEAQPSLQRCTSSHGCVTIVQSLGSTRASPCCGLSHCGAQALDARAQWPWLTGPAAPRHVGSSRTGAQTCVPRIGRRTLNHCATREAPTKIF from the exons ATGGCCAG GACGCTGGAGGGCCCGGTGCCGGAGGAGCCGGAGCTGGATTGGGGCTCCGAGGAGCCGTGCACGGGGTCCTGCCACGCACAGCGCATCCTGCAGACCCTGAATGCGTATCGGCGGAGCGGCACCCTCACCGACGTGGTGCTACGTGCCGGCGGCCACGACTTCCCATGCCACCGCGCAGCGCTTAGCGCGGGCAGCACCTACTTCCGCAGCCTGTTCGCGGCTGGGCAGCCAGAGCGTGGCCTGGCTATGGTGCCCGTGGTACCCGAGGCGCCGGGCCCTGCCGGGACAGCGGTGGCGACGGCGCTGGCCGTGGTGCTCGACTACCTGTACGGAGCGGGCGTGCGGCTGCGCGCGGAGGACGAAGCGGCCGCGGTGCTGGCGCTGGCCGAGCGACTGGGCGTGGCAGGCCTGCGCGAGGCCTGCGCGCGCTTCCTCGAGGGTCGCCTGCGCGCCGCTAATAGCCTGGCGCTGCGTCGCGTGGCCGCTGCCTTCTCCCTCGCCTCTCTGGCCGAGCGCTGCGGCCGCGTGCTGCGCCAGGCCTTCGCCGAGGTGGCGCACCACGCCGACTTCTTGGAGCTGACGCCCGACGAGGTGGCAGCGCTTCTGGCCGACCCAGCGCTGGGCGTGGCGCACGAGGAGGCCGTGTTCGAAGCGGCCATGCGCTGGGTGCGTCACGACCCGCCAGCCCGCCGCGGACAGCTGCGGCGCTTGCTGGAGCACGTGCGCCTGCCCTTGCTGGCGCCCGCCTATTTCCTGGAGAAGGTAGAGGCCGACGAGTTGTTGCAGGCCTGCGGTGAGTGCCGCCCGCTGCTGCTAGAGGCCCGTGCCTGCTTCATCCTGGGCCGCGAGACCGGCACACTGCGGGCCCGGCCGCGGAG ATTCATGGACCTAGCTGAAGTGATCGTGGTCATCGGCGGTTGCGATCGCAAGGGGCTCCTTAAGCTGCCGTTCGCCGACGCCTACCATCCCGACAGCCGACGCTGGACCCCACTGCCCAGCGTGCCCGGCTTCGCGCGCTCAGAGTTCGCGACCTGCACTCTCCGCAATGACATCTACGTCTCTG GAGGCCACATCAACAGCCGTGATGTGTGGATGTTTAGCTCCCATCTGCACACCTGGATCAAGGTGGCCTCACTGCACAAGGGCAGGTGGAGGCACAAGATGGCGGTCGTGCAGGGGCAG CTGTTCGTGGTGGGCGGCTTTGACGGCCTGCGGCGCCTGTGCAGCGTAGAGCGCTATGACCCCTTCTCCAACACCTGGGCTGCTGCGGCCCCGCTCCTAGAGGCAGTGAGCTCAGCTGCCGTGGCACCCTGCGCCGGCCGGCTCTACGTGATGGGGGGCGCCGGGCGGGACGGCGTCAACACCAACAAG GTGCAGTGCTTTGACCCCAAGGAGGACCAGTGGAGCCTGCGGTCACCAGCGCCCTTCTCGCAGCGGTGTCTCGAGGCTGTTGCCCTGGAGGACACCATCTATGTGGTTGGGGGCCTCATGAGCAAAATCTTCACCTACAACCCTGGCATGGATGTCTGGGGGGAGGCAGCTGTCCTCCCCAGCCCTGTG GAGAGCTGTGGCGTGACTGTGTGTGATGGGAAAGTCCACATCCTTGGCGGGCGGGATGATCATGGGGAAAGCACCGACAGGATCTTCACCTTTGACCCCAGCAGTGGGCAGGTGGAGGCCCAGCCATCCCTGCAGCGCTGCACCAGCTCCCATGGCTGCGTCACCATCGTCCAGAGCCTGGGCAG tacgcgggcctctccctgttgtggcctctcccattgcggagcacaggctctggatgcacgggctcagtggccatggctcacaggcccagccgctccgcggcatgtgggatcttcccggaccggggcacaaacctgcgtcccccgcatcggcaggcggactctcaaccattgcgccaccagggaagccccaaccaaaATTTTTTAA
- the KLHL35 gene encoding kelch-like protein 35 isoform X3: protein MNESTLVKIMRACLSKPVNQRKEWWVRGLLPSNRAPARWICRRRGLCSLLGRTLEGPVPEEPELDWGSEEPCTGSCHAQRILQTLNAYRRSGTLTDVVLRAGGHDFPCHRAALSAGSTYFRSLFAAGQPERGLAMVPVVPEAPGPAGTAVATALAVVLDYLYGAGVRLRAEDEAAAVLALAERLGVAGLREACARFLEGRLRAANSLALRRVAAAFSLASLAERCGRVLRQAFAEVAHHADFLELTPDEVAALLADPALGVAHEEAVFEAAMRWVRHDPPARRGQLRRLLEHVRLPLLAPAYFLEKVEADELLQACGECRPLLLEARACFILGRETGTLRARPRRFMDLAEVIVVIGGCDRKGLLKLPFADAYHPDSRRWTPLPSVPGFARSEFATCTLRNDIYVSGGHINSRDVWMFSSHLHTWIKVASLHKGRWRHKMAVVQGQLFVVGGFDGLRRLCSVERYDPFSNTWAAAAPLLEAVSSAAVAPCAGRLYVMGGAGRDGVNTNKVQCFDPKEDQWSLRSPAPFSQRCLEAVALEDTIYVVGGLMSKIFTYNPGMDVWGEAAVLPSPVESCGVTVCDGKVHILGGRDDHGESTDRIFTFDPSSGQVEAQPSLQRCTSSHGCVTIVQSLGR from the exons ATGAATGAAAGCACACTAGTTAAGATAATGCGCGCCTGCCTGAGTAAACCAGTGAACCAACGGAAGGAATGGTGGGTGAGAGGCCTCCTGCCCTCTAACCGGGCCCCAGCCAGGTGGATTTGCCGACGACGCGGTCTGTGTTCTCTGCTCGGCAGGACGCTGGAGGGCCCGGTGCCGGAGGAGCCGGAGCTGGATTGGGGCTCCGAGGAGCCGTGCACGGGGTCCTGCCACGCACAGCGCATCCTGCAGACCCTGAATGCGTATCGGCGGAGCGGCACCCTCACCGACGTGGTGCTACGTGCCGGCGGCCACGACTTCCCATGCCACCGCGCAGCGCTTAGCGCGGGCAGCACCTACTTCCGCAGCCTGTTCGCGGCTGGGCAGCCAGAGCGTGGCCTGGCTATGGTGCCCGTGGTACCCGAGGCGCCGGGCCCTGCCGGGACAGCGGTGGCGACGGCGCTGGCCGTGGTGCTCGACTACCTGTACGGAGCGGGCGTGCGGCTGCGCGCGGAGGACGAAGCGGCCGCGGTGCTGGCGCTGGCCGAGCGACTGGGCGTGGCAGGCCTGCGCGAGGCCTGCGCGCGCTTCCTCGAGGGTCGCCTGCGCGCCGCTAATAGCCTGGCGCTGCGTCGCGTGGCCGCTGCCTTCTCCCTCGCCTCTCTGGCCGAGCGCTGCGGCCGCGTGCTGCGCCAGGCCTTCGCCGAGGTGGCGCACCACGCCGACTTCTTGGAGCTGACGCCCGACGAGGTGGCAGCGCTTCTGGCCGACCCAGCGCTGGGCGTGGCGCACGAGGAGGCCGTGTTCGAAGCGGCCATGCGCTGGGTGCGTCACGACCCGCCAGCCCGCCGCGGACAGCTGCGGCGCTTGCTGGAGCACGTGCGCCTGCCCTTGCTGGCGCCCGCCTATTTCCTGGAGAAGGTAGAGGCCGACGAGTTGTTGCAGGCCTGCGGTGAGTGCCGCCCGCTGCTGCTAGAGGCCCGTGCCTGCTTCATCCTGGGCCGCGAGACCGGCACACTGCGGGCCCGGCCGCGGAG ATTCATGGACCTAGCTGAAGTGATCGTGGTCATCGGCGGTTGCGATCGCAAGGGGCTCCTTAAGCTGCCGTTCGCCGACGCCTACCATCCCGACAGCCGACGCTGGACCCCACTGCCCAGCGTGCCCGGCTTCGCGCGCTCAGAGTTCGCGACCTGCACTCTCCGCAATGACATCTACGTCTCTG GAGGCCACATCAACAGCCGTGATGTGTGGATGTTTAGCTCCCATCTGCACACCTGGATCAAGGTGGCCTCACTGCACAAGGGCAGGTGGAGGCACAAGATGGCGGTCGTGCAGGGGCAG CTGTTCGTGGTGGGCGGCTTTGACGGCCTGCGGCGCCTGTGCAGCGTAGAGCGCTATGACCCCTTCTCCAACACCTGGGCTGCTGCGGCCCCGCTCCTAGAGGCAGTGAGCTCAGCTGCCGTGGCACCCTGCGCCGGCCGGCTCTACGTGATGGGGGGCGCCGGGCGGGACGGCGTCAACACCAACAAG GTGCAGTGCTTTGACCCCAAGGAGGACCAGTGGAGCCTGCGGTCACCAGCGCCCTTCTCGCAGCGGTGTCTCGAGGCTGTTGCCCTGGAGGACACCATCTATGTGGTTGGGGGCCTCATGAGCAAAATCTTCACCTACAACCCTGGCATGGATGTCTGGGGGGAGGCAGCTGTCCTCCCCAGCCCTGTG GAGAGCTGTGGCGTGACTGTGTGTGATGGGAAAGTCCACATCCTTGGCGGGCGGGATGATCATGGGGAAAGCACCGACAGGATCTTCACCTTTGACCCCAGCAGTGGGCAGGTGGAGGCCCAGCCATCCCTGCAGCGCTGCACCAGCTCCCATGGCTGCGTCACCATCGTCCAGAGCCTGGGCAGGTGA
- the KLHL35 gene encoding kelch-like protein 35 isoform X1, protein MTNSKKKRGRSLKKLFRTLEGPVPEEPELDWGSEEPCTGSCHAQRILQTLNAYRRSGTLTDVVLRAGGHDFPCHRAALSAGSTYFRSLFAAGQPERGLAMVPVVPEAPGPAGTAVATALAVVLDYLYGAGVRLRAEDEAAAVLALAERLGVAGLREACARFLEGRLRAANSLALRRVAAAFSLASLAERCGRVLRQAFAEVAHHADFLELTPDEVAALLADPALGVAHEEAVFEAAMRWVRHDPPARRGQLRRLLEHVRLPLLAPAYFLEKVEADELLQACGECRPLLLEARACFILGRETGTLRARPRRFMDLAEVIVVIGGCDRKGLLKLPFADAYHPDSRRWTPLPSVPGFARSEFATCTLRNDIYVSGGHINSRDVWMFSSHLHTWIKVASLHKGRWRHKMAVVQGQLFVVGGFDGLRRLCSVERYDPFSNTWAAAAPLLEAVSSAAVAPCAGRLYVMGGAGRDGVNTNKVQCFDPKEDQWSLRSPAPFSQRCLEAVALEDTIYVVGGLMSKIFTYNPGMDVWGEAAVLPSPVESCGVTVCDGKVHILGGRDDHGESTDRIFTFDPSSGQVEAQPSLQRCTSSHGCVTIVQSLGR, encoded by the exons ATGACAAACTCAAAAAAGAAGAGGGGAAGAAGTCTAAAgaaactcttcag GACGCTGGAGGGCCCGGTGCCGGAGGAGCCGGAGCTGGATTGGGGCTCCGAGGAGCCGTGCACGGGGTCCTGCCACGCACAGCGCATCCTGCAGACCCTGAATGCGTATCGGCGGAGCGGCACCCTCACCGACGTGGTGCTACGTGCCGGCGGCCACGACTTCCCATGCCACCGCGCAGCGCTTAGCGCGGGCAGCACCTACTTCCGCAGCCTGTTCGCGGCTGGGCAGCCAGAGCGTGGCCTGGCTATGGTGCCCGTGGTACCCGAGGCGCCGGGCCCTGCCGGGACAGCGGTGGCGACGGCGCTGGCCGTGGTGCTCGACTACCTGTACGGAGCGGGCGTGCGGCTGCGCGCGGAGGACGAAGCGGCCGCGGTGCTGGCGCTGGCCGAGCGACTGGGCGTGGCAGGCCTGCGCGAGGCCTGCGCGCGCTTCCTCGAGGGTCGCCTGCGCGCCGCTAATAGCCTGGCGCTGCGTCGCGTGGCCGCTGCCTTCTCCCTCGCCTCTCTGGCCGAGCGCTGCGGCCGCGTGCTGCGCCAGGCCTTCGCCGAGGTGGCGCACCACGCCGACTTCTTGGAGCTGACGCCCGACGAGGTGGCAGCGCTTCTGGCCGACCCAGCGCTGGGCGTGGCGCACGAGGAGGCCGTGTTCGAAGCGGCCATGCGCTGGGTGCGTCACGACCCGCCAGCCCGCCGCGGACAGCTGCGGCGCTTGCTGGAGCACGTGCGCCTGCCCTTGCTGGCGCCCGCCTATTTCCTGGAGAAGGTAGAGGCCGACGAGTTGTTGCAGGCCTGCGGTGAGTGCCGCCCGCTGCTGCTAGAGGCCCGTGCCTGCTTCATCCTGGGCCGCGAGACCGGCACACTGCGGGCCCGGCCGCGGAG ATTCATGGACCTAGCTGAAGTGATCGTGGTCATCGGCGGTTGCGATCGCAAGGGGCTCCTTAAGCTGCCGTTCGCCGACGCCTACCATCCCGACAGCCGACGCTGGACCCCACTGCCCAGCGTGCCCGGCTTCGCGCGCTCAGAGTTCGCGACCTGCACTCTCCGCAATGACATCTACGTCTCTG GAGGCCACATCAACAGCCGTGATGTGTGGATGTTTAGCTCCCATCTGCACACCTGGATCAAGGTGGCCTCACTGCACAAGGGCAGGTGGAGGCACAAGATGGCGGTCGTGCAGGGGCAG CTGTTCGTGGTGGGCGGCTTTGACGGCCTGCGGCGCCTGTGCAGCGTAGAGCGCTATGACCCCTTCTCCAACACCTGGGCTGCTGCGGCCCCGCTCCTAGAGGCAGTGAGCTCAGCTGCCGTGGCACCCTGCGCCGGCCGGCTCTACGTGATGGGGGGCGCCGGGCGGGACGGCGTCAACACCAACAAG GTGCAGTGCTTTGACCCCAAGGAGGACCAGTGGAGCCTGCGGTCACCAGCGCCCTTCTCGCAGCGGTGTCTCGAGGCTGTTGCCCTGGAGGACACCATCTATGTGGTTGGGGGCCTCATGAGCAAAATCTTCACCTACAACCCTGGCATGGATGTCTGGGGGGAGGCAGCTGTCCTCCCCAGCCCTGTG GAGAGCTGTGGCGTGACTGTGTGTGATGGGAAAGTCCACATCCTTGGCGGGCGGGATGATCATGGGGAAAGCACCGACAGGATCTTCACCTTTGACCCCAGCAGTGGGCAGGTGGAGGCCCAGCCATCCCTGCAGCGCTGCACCAGCTCCCATGGCTGCGTCACCATCGTCCAGAGCCTGGGCAGGTGA